Within the Catalinimonas niigatensis genome, the region ATCCAACCAATTGACTAATTCACTTACCTTTTGTGCATCTTCTTCTTCATAGTTGAACAGCAGCGGACGTTCATTGTACATATCTGCGTCTATGGTATTGTTGAAGTAGTCCATGAACTGATAAAACTCCTCATGGTAAATAGGATCGTAGGGGTGGCTGTGACACTGCACACAACTCATGGTGATCCCCTGCCAGACTTCAAAAGTAGTAGATACCCGGTCCATAACTGCAGCTACCCGAAATTCTTCGTTGATAGTCCCTCCCTCATCGTTGGTCATGGTATTACGATGAAAAGCGGTAGCGATCAGCTGATCCTCGGTAGGCTGAGGGAGCAAGTCGCCTCCCAGTTGCTCCAGGGTAAACTGATCAAAAGGCATATCTTCATTAAAGGCTTTGATTACCCAATCACGGTACTGCCAGATGCTGCGATTCAAATCCTTTTCATAGCCTTTAGAATCTGCATAGCGCGCCAGGTCCAGCCACATACTTGCCCAACGCTCACCAAAATGAGGCGAAGCTAACAACTTGTCTACCAGTTTTTCATAGGCATCCGGGCTTTCATCCAGTAGAAAATCTTCTGCTTCTTGCGGGCTTGGAGGTATGCCAATCAAATCCAGATATAAACGTCTGAGCAAAACTGCTTTTTCGGCAATGGGGGCAGGTTCCAAATCCCGGGCTTCCAATGCTTGATAAATGAATTGATCCATTTCGTTATTTCCCCAATCTTTAGAAACAACAGGAACTTTAATATCTTGCTGAGGAGGAATAAAGGCCCAATGTTCTTCCCATTCCGCTCCCTCATTGATCCAGGCTTCAAACTTGCGGATTGTTTCTTCGGACAGAGGTTCGGCTTCCAGGGGCATGCGGTACTCCGGGTCATGGTGCTTAAGCCGTTTGATCAATTCACTATGTTCAGCATCACCGGGAATAATGGCTGGCATCCCGGACTCAGCGGTATCCAGCGCTGCATCTCTGGAAATGAAACTAAGGTTGGCAGACTTTTTTACACCACCGTGGCAGGCAATACATTCATTGTTGATGATTGGACGGATATCCTGATTATAGCTGACTTCAGGCTTAGAGAAGCTGCCTGCTACCATACTTGCGACTACAAGTAATAGTCCTCCTGAAATCATTAGATACCAGCGCATTTATTGTTTGTTGTATTATAGCTTTAAAAATATGTCCGTACAATTACAAGATTTTTCGGCAGAACTACTATGAATTAAACTAAGATATAATATCACTTTTTGCAATGTGCTATCAGCTTTCTATTTATTTGTACAAAAAAGATCGAACCCTAGCTATAACTAATAGCATGCTTATTTGCACAACAAAGATCAATTCACATCTTTGTAAGGATATCATCAAATGATACTCAGCAAAGGGAACTGACTTAACAAATGAACTAACTTCATTAACAACCTAAATCTTCAGATAAATCAAACTATGGATGTACAAACCTGGACCTATATTATTGTAGGCCTAACTTTCGCGCTCTACATCGGCATTGCCATCTGGTCAAGAGCTGGTTCTACCAAAGATTTTTATGTAGCAGGTGGAGGCGTTTCCCCTCTTGCCAATGGCATGGCCACGGCTGCCGACTGGATGTCAGCCGCTTCTTTCATCTCTATGGCAGGACTCATCTCCTTTATGGGCTATGATGGTGCAGTTTATTTGATGGGTTGGACAGGAGGCTATGTCTTGCTCGCATTATTACTGGCGCCTTATCTTCGGAAATTTGGAAAATTTACAGTACCTGATTTCATCGGAGACCGCTATTATTCGGATCTGGCCAGGACAGTAGCCGTAGTCTGTGCGCTCTTTGTGTCTTTCACTTATGTAGCTGGCCAAATGCGGGGTGTAGGTGTGGTCTTTTCCCGCTTCCTACAGGTGGAAATTGAATGGGGAGTGGTCATTGGTATGGCTATCGTTTTTTTCTATGCTGTACTCGGCGGCATGAAAGGGATCACCTATACCCAGGTTGCCCAGTATTGTGTACTGATCTTTGCCTTTATGGTCCCGGCTATTTTCATTTCCATTCAGCTTACCGGCCACTCCATACCACAGATTGGTTTTGGTGCTACGCTGGAAGGTACAGATACTTACCTGCTGGACCGGCTGGATGGACTGAGCCAGGAGCTTGGATTCAACGCTTACACTAACGGCAGCAAAAGTACGATGGATGTATTTGCCATCACGGCAGCACTGATGGTTGGTACTGCAGGTTTGCCTCATGTCATCGTTCGTTTCTTTACGGTTCCCAAGGTAAAAGATGCGAGGCTCTCTGCCGGTTATGCGCTGATATTCATCGCTATTCTCTATACTACAGCACCTGCCATTTCTGCCTTTGCTCGGGTAAACCTGATTGAAACCGTAGCAGACAAAGAGTACAGCACTATTCCCGATTGGTTTAAAAACTGGGAGCAAACCGGCTTGCTCGCCTGGATTGACAAAAATGAGGATGGCAAAGTACAGTACAGTAAGGGAGCTGTGATCACCGGAATCACTCCGGAATTTGTAGATGGACAGCAGGGAAATTCCGGACAGAGGGTAGTTTCTAATGCAGATCCCTCCTCTCCTAATGAGTTGTATGTAGATAATGACATCATGGTGCTGGCCAACCCTGAAATTGCCAATTTACCCAATTGGGTCATAGCCCTGGTGGCGGCAGGAGGCCTGGCAGCCGCACTTTCTACTGCCGCGGGTCTCTTACTGGTAATCTCCACTTCAGTAGCCCACGACCTGGTCAAAAAGCAGCTTTTACCGGACATTAATGAAAGGGGTGAGCTGATAGTTGCGCGCCTGTCAGCCGCAGTAGCGGTGATTATTGCGGGATACTTCGGCATCAACCCACCCGGTTATGTGGCGGCAGTGGTTGCCCTGGCCTTTGGTCTCGCCGCCGCCTCTTTCTTTCCTGCCATCATCATGGGAATTTTTTATAAGCGCATGAACAAAGAAGGCGCCGTCAGCGGAATGATTGTAGGGTTAGTTTCTATGATCTTTTATATTTTGAAATTCAAATTTGATCTGTTGGGTGGAGGAACGCCTGAAGACTGGTGGCTTGGCATCTCACCCGAAGGTTTTGGTTTTGTGGCCATGCTGATCAATTTTGCTGTGTCTATCATAGTATGCCAGCTCACTGCTCCACCCCCTACTGAAGTACAGGATATTGTAGAAGATATCAGGTACCCCAGAGGGGCAGGTAAAGCCATTTCTCATTAGATGAAACTCCTTTGTTATCAGAGTTCAAAGCAAATACTCTCTTTTTATTGACTTGATTAATTGCTAATATTAGCCTCATATTTATCATTTTTTTAAACGACCTAACGAGATATAATACGATGAGTCACAAAATTCAAACCCTTGGAGGATATATTCATGATTATCAGAAAAGTGTACAGCAACCTGAGCAGTTCTGGTCAAGAATCGCTGAGTCATTTTACTGGAGAAAGAAGTGGGATAAGGTGGTAGAATGGGATTTTGAAAAACCTGATATCAAATGGTTTCTCAACGGTAAACTCAATATCACAGAAAATATTTTTGAACGGCATCTCTTTACCCAGGGTGATCATCCTGCCATCATCTGGGAACCCAATGAACCCAATGATGAAAGCCGCGTCCTTACACTACGTGAGTTATATGAAGAAACATGCAAATTTGCCAATGCCATGAAAAAGAACGGCATCCAAAAAGGTGACCGGATCATCATTTATATGCCTATGGTACCTGAGGCTGCCATTGCAATGCTGGCCTGCGCACGCATAGGGGCGGTACATTCTGTGGTTTTTGCCGGCTTTTCCGCCGCTTCCCTTACTGACCGTATCAATGACTGTAAGGCCAAAATGGTACTTACTTCAGATGGTAATTTCAGAGGCACCAAATCCATTCCGATCAAAAAAGTAGTAGACGAAGCTGTTGAAAATACTTCTTCCATTGAAAAAGTGATCGTACTAAATCGCACCGGAACAGAAGTAAAGATGCAGGAGGGGCGCGACCTCTGGTGGCATGAAGTAATTGAAGGAGCCTCTACTGAATGTAAAGCTGAGGAAATGGACTCGGAAGACATGCTCTTCATCCTCTATACTTCCGGATCAACCGGCAAGCCTAAAGGTGTAGTACATACCTGTGGAGGATATATGGTGTATACAGATTACACTTTTCAGAACGTGTTCCAATACAGTACAGGAGATGTTTACTGGTGTACTGCCGATGTAGGCTGGATCACCGGGCACTCTTATATTGTATATGGCCCGCTTCTGGCAGGAGCCACCACTTTGATGTATGAAGGTGTGCCTACTTATCCGGATGCAGGTCGTTTCTGGAAAATCGTGGAAAAGTATAAAGTAAACCAATTCTATACTGCTCCAACCGCCATCCGGGCATTACAGGCACATGGTACTGAGCCTATTCAACCCTATAATTTAGATTCACTACGAGTGATTGGTTCGGTAGGTGAGCCGATCAACGAAGAAGCCTGGCACTGGTACCACGACCATATAGGAAAAAACAGATGTCCTATTGTCGATACCTGGTGGCAAACCGAAACCGGAGGTATTTTGATTTCACCAATTGCGGGCGTTATCCCTACCAAACCTTCTTATGCCTCTTTGCCCTTGCCTGGTATTCAGCCAATCATTGTAGATAATGAAGGTAAAGAACTGAAAGGAAACAGTGTGGAGGGAAACCTCTGCATTAAATTTCCCTGGCCAGCTATTATAAGAACTATTTATGGCGATCATGAGCGCTGCCGACAAACCTATTTTTCTGCATTTAAAGGCTATTATTTTACCGGTGATGGTGTCAAGCGAGATGAAGATGGCTATTACAGAATCTTAGGCAGAGTAGATGATGTGATCAATGTATCAGGCCACCGGATGGGTACTGCGGAAATTGAAAATGCGATTAATGAACATCCTAAAGTCATTGAGTCTGCGGTAGTGGGTTATCCTCATGATATTAAAGGGCAAGGCATTTATGCTTTTGTAATCTGTGACCTTACCGATCGTTCTGAAGAAAACCTCAAGAATGAGATCAGGTCTACGGTGAATAAGATCATAGGACCTATTGCCAAACCGGAAAAAATACAGATCGTTCCCGGCTTACCCAAAACACGTTCCGGTAAAATAATGCGCCGTATCTTAAGAAAAATTGCCCAGGGAGATACCTCCAGTTTAGGAGATACCTCTACCCTGCTCAACCCTGACGTAGTGGAAGAAATAAAAAACGGTGCTATTGAATAGTGACATAACCATCAACTAAAAGATTAAGGGTTGGCTCCATCGCCAACCCTTTTTGATAGTCATGATTAAACCGGAAATAGTATGAGAGGGAATATAAAGCTGATGAGAAATTCATAGATCTTTCTTTATCTCTATTGACTTTCTGCTCAAAAAAAATAAAAATCAATCGTTTGTTTTGACACATAAAATTTTCTAATGCTTATATTCAGGAAAATAAGCATACGCATGATTGATACTCAACCTAAACCTATTGCTGACCTTCACTTGAGGGTTGAAAAACCCGAAAGATTGCTTTCGCTGGATCTTTTTCGCGGAGCTACTATGTTTTTGCTGGTGGGAGAAACCACTGAGCTTTACCATCACGCTCTGGAATTTAGTGAGGAAGGTAGTTTCATGCATGGATTGGCACTACAGTTTCATCATCATCCCTGGAATGGCTTACGATTCTGGGATCTGGTGCAGCCCTTTTTTATGTTTATTGTAGGAGTGGCAATGGTTTTCTCTTTACAAAAGCGTGTCCATCGCGCGGACGACTGGAACAAAGCCCGCAATCATATTTTCAAGCGCTGTGCATTGCTGTTTGCCTTTGGCGTCATGCTGCATTGTGTGTACAGCGGGGAACTGGTTTGGGAATTATGGAATGTACTTACTCAGCTTTCTTTTACCATTCTGGTGGCATTTTTTCTTTTTCGTCAACCCCTCAAGACACAAATCATTGTCTCTTTTGGACTGTTACTTCTGACAGAAATCTTATATCGCTTCGTACTTGTTGATGGATTTGACCAGCCTTTTGTGCAGGGAGAAAATTTTGGAGCCTGGATGGATATGGTGCTGATGGGCAAAATCAATGGTGGAGGCTGGGTAACCATCAACTGTCTGCCTACCGCTGCCCATACCATCTGGGGGGTAGTGGCTGGCAAAATTTTAATTTCTAACAGAAGTTCTTCTGAAAAATTAAAACCTCTGATCATTGCCGGAATCGTAGGGCTGGTAGTAGGCTACGCGATGGACTGGACGGGATTTACCCCCATCATCAAACGTATTGCCACCACTTCATTTACCATTGTCAGTGGAGGTTGGTGTTTGTTGGTGCTGGCTGCCTGCTACTGGTTGGTAGATGTCAAAAAAGTGAAGCTGGGCGTTTTCTTTTTCAGTATTGTTGGCATGAATTCCATCTTCATTTACCTCTTTACCCAAACAGTAGGCCATCAATGGGTCAATGATTTTACGGCTATTTTTAGCAATGGTATACTTGGCTGGATTGGTGCAAATGGATACACAATGGCCATAGTTACTTCTATAGCTATTTTTGCTCTTTACTGGTACCTTTGCTATTGGCTGTATAAGCGGAAGATATTTTTTAAGGTTTAATTAACGATCCTGATTCTTTTTCTAAGCAATCCCTCTTTTACTCGCTATTACTTCCCATTGTTGTAATAGAAAACATGTTTTTTTCTTATTTTCATAACAAGACTTTTCTTTTTTTAGGAAATTAGGTTTCAGCCAATGTAATCAGTCATTTACTGTTCTATATCTCTATAAAAAGTATACAGGGTTAAGACAACTTCAGTTTCTTAGAAAATTTCTATCTTCATTGAAATTCCTACAAGGCAAT harbors:
- a CDS encoding sodium:solute symporter family protein, whose amino-acid sequence is MDVQTWTYIIVGLTFALYIGIAIWSRAGSTKDFYVAGGGVSPLANGMATAADWMSAASFISMAGLISFMGYDGAVYLMGWTGGYVLLALLLAPYLRKFGKFTVPDFIGDRYYSDLARTVAVVCALFVSFTYVAGQMRGVGVVFSRFLQVEIEWGVVIGMAIVFFYAVLGGMKGITYTQVAQYCVLIFAFMVPAIFISIQLTGHSIPQIGFGATLEGTDTYLLDRLDGLSQELGFNAYTNGSKSTMDVFAITAALMVGTAGLPHVIVRFFTVPKVKDARLSAGYALIFIAILYTTAPAISAFARVNLIETVADKEYSTIPDWFKNWEQTGLLAWIDKNEDGKVQYSKGAVITGITPEFVDGQQGNSGQRVVSNADPSSPNELYVDNDIMVLANPEIANLPNWVIALVAAGGLAAALSTAAGLLLVISTSVAHDLVKKQLLPDINERGELIVARLSAAVAVIIAGYFGINPPGYVAAVVALAFGLAAASFFPAIIMGIFYKRMNKEGAVSGMIVGLVSMIFYILKFKFDLLGGGTPEDWWLGISPEGFGFVAMLINFAVSIIVCQLTAPPPTEVQDIVEDIRYPRGAGKAISH
- the acs gene encoding acetate--CoA ligase, whose translation is MSHKIQTLGGYIHDYQKSVQQPEQFWSRIAESFYWRKKWDKVVEWDFEKPDIKWFLNGKLNITENIFERHLFTQGDHPAIIWEPNEPNDESRVLTLRELYEETCKFANAMKKNGIQKGDRIIIYMPMVPEAAIAMLACARIGAVHSVVFAGFSAASLTDRINDCKAKMVLTSDGNFRGTKSIPIKKVVDEAVENTSSIEKVIVLNRTGTEVKMQEGRDLWWHEVIEGASTECKAEEMDSEDMLFILYTSGSTGKPKGVVHTCGGYMVYTDYTFQNVFQYSTGDVYWCTADVGWITGHSYIVYGPLLAGATTLMYEGVPTYPDAGRFWKIVEKYKVNQFYTAPTAIRALQAHGTEPIQPYNLDSLRVIGSVGEPINEEAWHWYHDHIGKNRCPIVDTWWQTETGGILISPIAGVIPTKPSYASLPLPGIQPIIVDNEGKELKGNSVEGNLCIKFPWPAIIRTIYGDHERCRQTYFSAFKGYYFTGDGVKRDEDGYYRILGRVDDVINVSGHRMGTAEIENAINEHPKVIESAVVGYPHDIKGQGIYAFVICDLTDRSEENLKNEIRSTVNKIIGPIAKPEKIQIVPGLPKTRSGKIMRRILRKIAQGDTSSLGDTSTLLNPDVVEEIKNGAIE
- a CDS encoding acyltransferase family protein — protein: MIDTQPKPIADLHLRVEKPERLLSLDLFRGATMFLLVGETTELYHHALEFSEEGSFMHGLALQFHHHPWNGLRFWDLVQPFFMFIVGVAMVFSLQKRVHRADDWNKARNHIFKRCALLFAFGVMLHCVYSGELVWELWNVLTQLSFTILVAFFLFRQPLKTQIIVSFGLLLLTEILYRFVLVDGFDQPFVQGENFGAWMDMVLMGKINGGGWVTINCLPTAAHTIWGVVAGKILISNRSSSEKLKPLIIAGIVGLVVGYAMDWTGFTPIIKRIATTSFTIVSGGWCLLVLAACYWLVDVKKVKLGVFFFSIVGMNSIFIYLFTQTVGHQWVNDFTAIFSNGILGWIGANGYTMAIVTSIAIFALYWYLCYWLYKRKIFFKV